Genomic segment of Buchnera aphidicola (Aphis fabae):
AAAATTAAAAATTAACTATAAAATTTTTAAAAGAAGTCTAGATTATTATAAGAAATTCATTTATAGTACAAGATATAAAAATATTAAGGCCCTTTAGCTCAGTGGTTAGAGCAGGCGACTCATAATCGCTTGGTCGCTGGTTCAAATCCAGCAAGGGCCATAAAAAATTATAAAATAAAAAATATTTTCATATATTTATAAAAATATTAACTAAATTTTTACCATTAATTAGGATTTGATTTGATGGAATGGAAAAAAGAATTTATTGAATTTCTTTTAAAAAAAAAGTCTTAAATTTTGGCACATTTATACTAAAATCTGGACGAATCAGTCCTTACTTTTTTAACTCAGGACTATTATCAACGGGTAAAGATACTGCTAAAATTGGATTATTTTACGCACGTGCAATAATGGATTTAAATATTAAGTTTGATGTATTATTTGGACCTGCTTATAAAGGAATTCCTATTGTAGTTTCTACTTCAATCGCATTAAAAAATCAATATAATTTAAATATTCCATATTCTTTTAATAGAAAAGAAGAAAAAAAATATGGAGAAAAAGGAGAATTGATAGGTGGAAATATAAAAAATAAAAAAATTATTATTTTAGATGATGTAATAACATCAGGAATGTCAATAAATCATTCAATTAAAATAATTGAAAAAGAAAATTCTAAAATATCTTCGATTTTCGTTCTACTTGACAGAAAAGAAAAAAGAGAAAGTAACTTACATAAAATTAATTATCTAAATAAACAAAAAACTCATAAAATTAACTCTATCATTACAATTAATGATTTAATTATTTATCTTTCAAAAAAAGACAAATTAAAAAAATACGCTAATAAATTAATAGAATATCATGAAGAACATGGAACTTTTTAAAAGTTTAGTATTTATATTCCAGAATGACCAAATCCACTTTTAAAACGAGTAGTTTTTTTAAATTTTTTTACTACAGTGAATATAGGACGAATAATTGGAACAAATACTATTTGCGCGATTCGATTATTAGGATAAATACAAAAATCTTTTATGCTTCTATTCCATAATGAAACCATTAATTCCCCTTGATAATCTGAATCAATTAAACCGACTAAATTACCTAAAACAATACCATCTTTATGACCTAATCCAGAACGAGGTAAAATTAAAGCAGTAATATAAGGATTTTCAATATATATTGAAATTCCAGTTGGAATTAAAATAACTTCTTTAGAAGGTAAAATTATTTTTTTACTTATACATGCTTTAAGATCTAATGCAGAAGAACCAGAAGTAGCATATTCAGGCAAAAAAGTATCATTATTTTTAATTTCAGAACTTAAAAATTTAATTTGAATTTGAATTTGATTTGTATTCATAATCATTAATGTACTATTAAAATATATTTTAAAATTATGATAAAACTAAAAAATCTGAATTGGTTAAAGATCTTCTAGAAAGCAAAGAATAATTTAAATCTTTTTTTTCATTATATGTTATGACTTTTCCTCCTGCAGCTGTAACAATCGCATGCCCCGCTGCAGTATCCCAAATATATGTTTGTCCAAATCTTGGATAAACTTGTGCTTTTCCTTCTGCTATATAACAAAATTTCAGCGATGAACCTAGTTTTTTTATTGTATACTTTTTTTCTGTTTTATTTAAAAAATCATGTAGTTTTTCATTGGGGTGTGAACGACTAATAATAAATTTTGGTATATTAGATTGGACTACAGAAATTTTTTCTTTATATCCTAATGAATTTATTTTCCAAGATTTTTGTTTATAAGCGTAATATAAAGTATTAAAATAAGGAGCATATATAACACCTAATATAGGTATACCATATTCAATTAAACTAATATTAACTGTAAATTCACCATTTTTTTTTAAAAACTCTTTAGTTCCATCTAATGGATCAATTAACCAATAAATATTCCAATTTTTATTATATTTAAAATTATTTACATCTTCTTCCGATAATATTGGAATATTAGGAGTAATAGTAACTAAGCCGTTTTTAATAATTTTATTAGCAATTTTATCTGCATTAGTCACAGGACTTGTATCAAATTTATAAGAAATATCTATTAATTTATCAGAATAATAAACTTTCATAATAGCAGCTCCAGCATTACGAGCTATCTTGCAAATTTCTCTCAACATCTAACACCATTCTAAAAATAAATTATTTTTTAGCAATTATATTAACTACAAAATATTCATATACTTCACTATGTGGTTGAAAAATTACTTTATGTTCTC
This window contains:
- the dut gene encoding dUTP diphosphatase — translated: MNTNQIQIQIKFLSSEIKNNDTFLPEYATSGSSALDLKACISKKIILPSKEVILIPTGISIYIENPYITALILPRSGLGHKDGIVLGNLVGLIDSDYQGELMVSLWNRSIKDFCIYPNNRIAQIVFVPIIRPIFTVVKKFKKTTRFKSGFGHSGI
- the cysQ gene encoding 3'(2'),5'-bisphosphate nucleotidase CysQ, encoding MLREICKIARNAGAAIMKVYYSDKLIDISYKFDTSPVTNADKIANKIIKNGLVTITPNIPILSEEDVNNFKYNKNWNIYWLIDPLDGTKEFLKKNGEFTVNISLIEYGIPILGVIYAPYFNTLYYAYKQKSWKINSLGYKEKISVVQSNIPKFIISRSHPNEKLHDFLNKTEKKYTIKKLGSSLKFCYIAEGKAQVYPRFGQTYIWDTAAGHAIVTAAGGKVITYNEKKDLNYSLLSRRSLTNSDFLVLS